From the Deinococcus sonorensis KR-87 genome, the window TTCGGGCTGGGGCTGGTGATCATGGGGCTGGAGCTGAGCGCCCGCCGCCCCGACGCGGACGCCGGGGTGGCGCCGCTGCTGGCCGAGACCCGCGCCCTGCTGACCCGGCTGGAAGCGCACCCGGACGCCGACGTGGCCGCATTCCAGGGTTACATCGCCGCACTGGACCGGCCAAAAGCCAGCGACGAGGAGAAGGCCCAGCGCCGAGAAGCCATCCGGCAGGCGGCGCGGCAGGCCACCGAGGCCCCGCTGTCCGCCGCCCGCGACCTGCTGGGCGCCCTGCGGCTGGCCGAACGGGCCGCGCCGCTGACGCACCGCACGGTGGTGTCGGACGTGGGGGCGGGCGCTCATCTGATCCACGGCGCGCTGCACGCCACCCTGCTGAACGTGGACATCAATCTGGGCAGCCTGCCGGAACCGGAGCGGGCCGCCGCACATCAGGAACGGGTGCAGCTGGCCGAGCAGGCCACCGGGCTGGGCCAGCAGGTCACGGCCGCCGTAGCGCGGCAACTGGCATAGCAGAAGGGGGCGCCCAGGTGGCGCCCCCTTCTGGTCCCGCGCTTCAGTCGTCGCTGGCCGCCACCAGTTGGCCACGGCCCTGCGCCGCAGCCTGCGGGCGCGGCGTCAGCAGCGCCAGCACCAGCGAAAGGGCGCTCACGACGGTCAGCAGCCAGAACGCCTCGCGCAGGCCGCTGATGAACGGCTGCAGGGTGGCGTCCGGCAGGTTGCTGGCCAGCCCCGAGAACACCTTCAGCATCACGTCTCTGGGCACCCGCGCCACCACCACGCTCAGCGTGAAGATGATCGCCACCACGCTCCCCACGCTCATCAGCAGGGTGCGCACGCCCGCCGCCACACCGCGCCGGTCCGGGGCCACGCTGCCCATAATCAGGGACGAGTTGGGCGAGTTGAACAGGCCGCTGCCCACACCCGCCACGAACATCAGCACGGCGATCAGCGGGTAGGCGGTGTGACTGCCCAGCAGGGTGGCGAAGCCCAGCATGCCGAGCGTGGTCAGCAGCAGTCCCAGCTGGATCAGGCGCCGGGGGTGCGCCCTGTCGGCCAGCCGGCCCGCGATAGGTGAAGCGATCAGCAGCCCGATGGCCACCGGCCCCAGCATCACGCCGGCCAGCACCGCGTCGATGCCCTTGGCCCCCTGGAAGTAGAACACGAACAGGAAGGTCAGCGCGAAGCGCACGATGGCGTTCAGGAACACCTGGGCGTTGTTGAGGCTGAAGCTGGCGTCGCGGAACAGCCGCAGGTCCAGCATCGGGGCGCGCACCCGGCGCTCGATC encodes:
- a CDS encoding cyclodeaminase/cyclohydrolase family protein yields the protein MSVWEQSAAALLRHTASAEPTPGGGSVAALTGTFGLGLVIMGLELSARRPDADAGVAPLLAETRALLTRLEAHPDADVAAFQGYIAALDRPKASDEEKAQRREAIRQAARQATEAPLSAARDLLGALRLAERAAPLTHRTVVSDVGAGAHLIHGALHATLLNVDINLGSLPEPERAAAHQERVQLAEQATGLGQQVTAAVARQLA